A segment of the Anopheles cruzii chromosome 2, idAnoCruzAS_RS32_06, whole genome shotgun sequence genome:
TGATGGGCAAAATTGCTTCCAGATGGTGGATGTTCCGCTCACCTTGTAGGGTACCACTTTTGGCATCAGAAAGGGGAATCGTCCAACCGGGTAGTCtccaccggtgccaccgctCGGAAGTCCATTGGCCAGGGCTAGGCACCCGCTCAAAGCCACCGCCGTCAACCACCAGCCGCTACCCATCGTCATCCGCTGTCGACTTTGGTTGGAGATGCTGTGACTGTGATTACCGGATTCTACCATATGGTAGCGGCGGTTCAACCGTGACGGAGGAGACGAATGTGACCGCTGTTGCATATTGTTTCCTTCGTTTTctgcacacacatacacacacacacacttgcggCACGATGCGCAACACTTGCCGGCGGCACTTGACCTAAACACGCTGCACAGTGCAGAAAGGGTAGAAATAAGAAGTAATCACACTAGAGTgaagcacacatacacacgcaaacgcagcTGCCGTGAGGAAAATGGACACGAGGCTTCGCGAGCTTTATGCTGTGTGCCAAACTACACGTGTTTGTCGAGCACAATGCGTTGCGTGTGCGTTTTGGGCGCTCCAAAAAATCTATCTTCTTTCCACTCACTACCGATCTCTCACTTCGCTCTCGGTTGgcttctctcttgctctcgctcCCAATCGTTTTGTTCCCCCGGACAAACGGAGTGAGAAAGAgacactgatgatgatgatgatgagattCAATACACACTTTTTTACCCCTTTGCAAAGCACAAAACAGCAGGGATTTTTTGACGTGAGGcattcctttttgtttttgccaccAACACATGCTCTTCCAGGTTTAGAACGGTACTTTGGGTTCGCCGTGTTAATCATCTAAATCTGTGCACTGTAATTTTGTCAGATATTGCTCAAATTTACACGACTCGTAGTCACCGAGTGAAATGCATCCTTGGGACCGATACCTCAAACACGCTTTCACAGATGCTTGGACGATATGTTTACTACGGTTTCTGCGCTCTCTTCTCAGCACACGAttagggcacacacacaccaccacacaagCCTGCCCTTATGTGCTGCACAAGAGCCACAGAGTATACATAAGCACGGAACCACTTTGCGCCCTCGGCTCTGTGCTTTCATTGGAATATTTCGTTCATGACTCTCGTCAGTGCTTTCGAAAGTATGTAACGGTACTAGATTGAGCACACTAAACTTGTCTTTCGGTTGTGAAGCTACTTTGGAAAATGCGAAAACAACACCCGCAGTCAACAACGCAAGATCTGCCGCACTTACATTTTTCTGTGCTTTGTGTTTTCTTGTCAAACAACGACTGAACGTTCGAACGTTCAACGGAACTGGTCAACTGAGTGAGTTTCCGTAATCGAAACgcgttttctctctcgctttttcgctctctcactcaGTTGGACGCTACAAACTTTGGTCAACCCTTTGACCGCTCGGAAAAATGACTCTCTCGCGTGAGAAAAGTAAACCAGTGGATGCGAAGAAAACCAAAGCTTCTCAAGCAATGACGCCATCACCAGGTGACGTCACGAATTTAGCCGGCACATGACGCAGAGAACCGATAGTCCTGATGGTTTATGGATTGGTTTATTTCATTGCGGAAAATTCCAGATACATGAGCTTTCCCGCTTGCCGATAACATTAATCACTGGCCCCCTTGCATATATGATAATTACATTGTTCAATTCCCCCGTATACTTAGTCTAAACATAAACTCTAACACAGACAAAGATGGTACCAAACAAAAGCCTAACCTACTCGCCGTCGGGACGAAAGCTCAGCACAGCGTTGTAGACGTGGTTGAGTTTCTGCAGGAACATCTCCTTCACGTAGTGCGCGTTTCGGCTGTTGATGAACCCGACGATTAGCAGCAAACCCACGTATCCACCGATCAGCACGATTCCCTTGTTGTCGGCGATCCACTGCACAAAACGGCTCGGTGGGCGTTGCAAGAATGCCGGTTGAAGGGGGAAAAGCACCGGACCGGGTATTGCAGCGCGTTGCCCTCCGTTGGGGTCAGTCTTTGCTTCTTTGCTGGTCCCGTACAGGAGCAGATAGCGAACCTGAAccatttcattgtttttgatcAGGATGTATCGCTCTGGTAAGCTACCGTTACCGGTCAGGGTAGCCGAAACGCCGGCCGATGCCGGCAACGGTATGGCGCTCTCATCAATGGCCGAAGTCTCCTCTGGAAGTGTGCAGTGAGGACATTAATCATTGCACGTGGCCACTGCTGACCGTGTTCTTACCCTGGCTAACCACGTAGTTGGGATTGTCCACGTACTCGCAGAGCGCCACACAGGATAGGTGCGTCCCGAGTGCAGACCGGTTCCAGCCAGATCCGTTGGTGGCAAACATTTGGCTCACATGCAACTCGGCCGACAAGTAGATGCCCTCGCCAAACATGGACACCTTGTTCAGGTGTTGCTGAAGGCCGTACTGCAGAATGGAGTGGAAGTTGAACAGCCGGCTGCCGTGGTACGCGTGGCGCGTGCGAAAGTGGACCGCATTCTCGCGAAACGATCGCTCCGCCGACTGATGGGGACGATGTGTTACTTCGAATATCTGGCTGGGCGATTGGTATTTGGCATGGCAAGGGCACTTGGCAAGAACCTCTTCGTGCTGCGATTTGGGTACAATCCGCAGCAAGGGATGTGGCTGACGGCACAGGATCCAATGGAGCAATCGCGTCGCCTTTTCGTCGAGCGTTTCGAGAGCACTAGCAGTCAGTTCCGCTACCGCTGGAATCGTCTCGAGCACACTGTACTGACGTGGTCGAAGATAAGAGAATGTGCCAAAGATTACACGATGTATCGGTGTGTAAGGCGCCGCCACCTCAGCACCAACTTACCAGGTgatcaatgtttttttcgccGTTCACGATGAAATCCGGCGGAAACGGTTGCAGGCAGGAATCGTAACGAAAGGATCGAGCTGCCGAAACGAACAGCGATAGGCGCAGATCGGCCGCGAGCGGATCCTGTGAAACTGTTTGCCTCAGAAGCGAACGTTGCCGTTCGATCGGCACCTCCTCCATTCTTGATGGCAGCGTAAAGAAGGCCTTTCACCGAGCGAACAGAACGCAGAGTTTCCAGCTAAACGACGACGCTGGACAAACATTAAATTTCAGAacgaaagcaaagaaaacccAAGCAAACAACAGATTTTCGATCGGTAACGAAAACGAATGTAAACACAAAGCCGCAAGCCAGCTGTGAACTGTCAAAGGTTGGGCGTTGAAGAGTAATTCCGAATCGGagaacaacataaaaaagctgAACCCGCGAAAacaatttcttttctttcgctaCATTCTCTTTACACTGAGAATCCGCAAAATGCCATTCAAATGAATTTGGGAGGATTAGTAATTTGAACGCGACGATTTCAAACTAACAATGTTTTGCACGgtttacatatttttcaacGGGGTGAAGTGCCGGGGTTTGTTTCTTTGTACATCTTTTTCAACGGGGCATAAACTGTCATCGAATGACAAGCCAAATAAAATTGATGCAAATTTTGCGTCGCAATCATGTTCCAATTTTACCCGCTGGAGTGAATCGAAGAACGAAAAATGTCTGAATCGAACTTTTACGGGTTCGAAACTCTGTGGAAGCTGGTGGGAAGCACGGTAGAGACGAAATCAGAAGTGCTAATTGTTTTTGTGCACTGGTTCCTGACGAAGCACGGATTTCTCTGCGTTGGAGTAGGAGACGACGTAGGTTCTAGAAATATTTTGAGTCGATCCGCCATTTAGCGTTCCCGTTCCCTTCCAGAAAACGTTgaatgatggtgatgaaaaaaGTGAGCTTCTGCCGGAACGCTGGAACTGCGATCGCAAGACATACGCGATGCGCTATGTTTTCGAAGGAAATCTGTACATTCTGTTCGGCAATGTCTCGGACGAGACGATGGTAGTTAATCTGCTGTCGGCCAAGGACCAACAAGTATCGGTCGTGGCCTTTGAACTGGAAAGCACGGTTCTCTCATTGCGTGGCGATACACTGTCGGCGTTGATTGCAAATGTCGGCAAACAGCTGGTCCGCTTGAAAGACGACATGATTCAGCCGGTGGTGACCGGTGTGGCAAAGGAtggccaaacacaaacggATCTAACGGAAAAGCGACTACAGGAGTTCGACAAATTTCGGGGAAGAGCTCTTACGGATGAATATCCCGAGTCCATGCCATCGAGGGCTAGGGGACTCCAAATAGGTTCAACGGATCTCAATCCTCTGGCAGTGCCAGGCAGTGGCATGCTGATGGAACCGCCACGCAATCCTCTCGCCGATAGGTAAAGTACCCGATGGTTCTCGTTCCTATTGACCAGTGCCACAGTCAATAATAGTTGTGCTACTTACAGGTTTCGCGGACGCGGGGCTCGTTTTGATCCGTTCGGACCGAATCCGATGAGAAACTATGGACCCGATCCGGATCACATGGCCCCACCGGGGCGCTATGATGATATGTTTATGTAAACTTGTAAAGCGTAATcatagttttggttttttcaaattttcttcaaataaatGAGAATAAGTGCCGTGACTTGTTCTTGACTGGCCTTACATGTCTTCCTCGTTACAGTACGATCATTGCGTTCTGATCGTCGTCAAGAGAGAACAGCTGTTCGAGCTGCCGAATCGTCACATCTTTCGCCAACCATCGGCCGGTCCGATCCGCCTGGATGGTTTCGTGGATCGTTTCCTCGATCGTGTCGCGCACGATGAACCGATGCACGACCGTTGGCCGCGTCTGACCGATACGATGGACGCGTCCGATCGCTTGCAGCTCCTCGCCCGGATTGAGTATCGGTTCGACGAGAAACACGTGTGTCGCTTCGGTCAAATTGAGTCCCTTCGAGCCGTActgcagtggcagcagcagacacGTCACGCCCTTCGTGTAGTCCTTGAACTCGTCGACGATGGTATAGAACTTGGTCGACTTCTGCCGGTAGgtgatttcgtttttattcagCGCACCCCCCAAGTGTACCAGGATCGGTTGCCAGTACGAGAAGATCACTATCTTAACGTCCGGTTCGGCGGCCCGCAGCTCGAGCACGGTTTCGATGATCTTCAGTATTTTGTTGGAATAGTTTCCCCGCACATACTGCTGCGTGTCCGGCGTCAGTGTCACGTAGTGGATGCTAATGGACAAGGGAAAGACAAATGACATCACTACCTACGATTGGAAGGTGGGCCACAACTCACTGTTTGATGCTCTGCCGATGTCGACAGATACCGCATGATGTCATACCGCCAGTAGCCCGGGCCATATCCAGCACTTTCACCGTGCAGACGCTGCAAACGTGGTGGCCACACTGCAGCACGGCGTACCGAGTGTCTGGAACCGTTTGGCAGATCGGGCAAGGATCAATCTCTCGCCTGGCGCTCAGATGCTCCAGATACTTCCTGGTGCCCTGGAGGCGCATGAACGATCGTTCCGCTTCGCCCTTGGTGATCTGCAGATCGCGCATCTGCTCCGGTATTTCGCACGCCAACAGCTGCATGACACTTGGCTTCTTTTTGGCCTGTTCCAACTCACGGTACTCTTCATCGCTGATGAGCTGGAGGCGCGACTTGCACATTTTTAACTCATCGTACGCGGCCACCGTGTAGTTGATCTCGACCCAGTACCTGGAGTACTCTTTCATTTCGGTTTTAATCCGCTCAAGGTACGCCATTCCTGTGTCACTTGCGGCTACGATCGATTCTTCACCATGCTCCCGTTTGACAAGCGTTTGCAAATCTGCGGACAGAAAGTACTGTAGCCGTTAGCCAAGAGTGGCCCCAATTCCGTGCACTGCGTTGTAGTTACTTACGTTTCAGCAACGTTTCCTCCTTCGTCATCTGGTAGagaccaccggtggcggcctGCAAATTCAAATTCGCGAACAGGACCGCCTCGAGCGCCTGCACCGTGTCCTTTACCGTGCAGAGCAAGCAtcgtggtgctggtggccctCTGTCGGTCATGTCCATCTCCGTCTCATCGCCATCAGTCTGAAGAGCGGGATCGAGGTGACAGGCGAAAGCTGTCGAAACGAGGCGCTCAATGCGGACCCGTACGCCGGATGTCAATTCATGGTTCGGTTTGAGGTTCTCGACGAAAAACTCGAGCTTGGCGAAAGCTGCCTTGAGCGCAGAGCGCCGTTCGATTATTCGATCCCACCAGTTCGTCAGGATAAGGGCCAGTCCACGCCACGAACGCAGCTGCAAGTTTATGGCTTCCGGTTGGACGGTGATCCGCTGGAAGGCCGGTATGCCCCGTTGCGGATTCGCTTTGAAGTAGTGGAACAGTTCGAGCCACCAGCTGCAGTACTGGGGCGGTGGCGATCCGTCTTGTCCTTCCATTTCGTCCACTTTTTCGACGGCCGGCCGAAGATCCGTTTCCACCGTGCGTATCTTGCTGGCGTACTGTTCGATGTAGCGCCACTCGAGTCGTGCACAGCGTTCTCCATACTCACGGAGCTGGTCAGCGGAGGGAGCCCCGGTTGGCGCGTTGCTCTTCGTCAACTCGATCAAATTATGGAGGGCGTGTATCTGCAGCAACGAGTCAACACTGATCGCTCCCGTGTAGTCGTCGGCCCACCGGAGGGTGCTCAGATAAAGACGGAGCGCTTGTTCCGGTTCGTGCTGGAGCACGTGCAACGCTGCCAACCCGTTGAGCGTGGAAACGATCGTACGGAGCtgcgatttgcaatcgttGACGTTGCACGTGACCAGATGCTCGTGCAGCTCCGTCGGCGTCAGCAGTTTCTTGCCCTGCAACGCCCCACCGCCAACGTGCAGCACCGAGGGGATGGTACAATCCTGGCGCAGCTTCCGCAACGGTTCCATCAGAAGGTTTAGCGTGTGGATGTTTAGCTTCGCCATCGACTGATCGGAAGCTCCGAGCTTGTGGGCCTTCTGGCGAAAGGCGCACGCACAGAGGGTATGCTCGGTGCGATAGAAGAACGCCTGCAGCGAGGACATGGTGATGTAGTGCACGCGTTCCGTTTGCGGTGGTATTCCTAGTTGCTCCAGGACCGCCGCCTTACAGGTGCGCCACATGATACGggccatcatcgtcaacaGTGGTCTGGGGTTGCCAGTCGCGAACTGATGACTGTACTGGCGCCAGATCGAGTGATCGCTGTATGGTGCGTAGTCGAGATAGTGCACCAGGCCGTACAGATTGTTGATCGTCTTCTCGATCGGCGTACCCGTCACGGTCCAGCGGTGGACGGCTGGCAGGGCTTTCACCATTTTGGTCGCATTGTTGTGCACCTCCTCGACCATCTGCGCTTCGTCCAGACAGACGCGCCACCAGCGGACCATCGTGAGCGGTGTACTGGGACTGAGGAATCGTTTTTCGTGCCGTGACTGCCGCTTGTTAACCTCGGTGAAGTAAATTTCCGGCTTCAGCACATTGTAATCCGTCAGCACCACATCGTATGTGGCGAGATCGGCCGGACTGATCCACCCGCTCGGTCCCGAGACGCCGTTGTAGAGAAACACACTGAAGTCTGATTTGTTGATATGCTTCGCAATCTCGCTAGCCCATTGGTGTTTGATCGATACCGGGGACACGATGATCGTCGCACCGGACTCTACCGGCGGTTCTGTGCGCCAACACTCCGGACATAGGTATTCCCGATCGTCGGCCTGCTTATTGCGATGACGCAGCACGCAGGACCGATGCTGTAGGCGGCCACACTTCCGGCAGCCAATGGTGTTATTGCGCCGCGTGTTCATACAGAGACACTTCAGTTCGCATTTTTTACCTTTGAATGACGGAAATCTCGGTGCGGTTGATGAAGCGAACGCGCTGGCGTCATCGCGCTTCCGGGGATTTGCCAGTAGCAACGCCAGAATCTCCACCGTCTTGCCTAGACCCATCTCGTCCGCCAGTATGCCCCCGGGCGGAATGGGTATCGGTGGCGGTTGGGCATCGAACACTTCGTAGCTGTAAAGATCGCGGTAAAAATCCACCTCCGGAATGAAGGCACTTCGAAGGCGCACGTACTGTGCGGGCAGTGtgatggtttccgtttcgcggcCTATCATCCACCGGAGTGCCTGCAGCTGGTAGGGGCGCAGTTCGGGCCGCAAGTGGGGAGTGGGtttcgccggttccggttcactAGTGGCCACCGCTTGGTGGCGCAACCGCAGCTGGTGGTAGAATTGTGTGACCGAGATGGACGAGTTGGGCTCGCTCGGTGCGGATTCGGTGGCCAACTCGTGCTCGATAGGGGTGCTGTGTTCGATTTCGCTAAACAAAAGGGCACACAGCTGCTGACGGGCACCATTGCATCGATGGTTGATTTCTTCGTTCGGCTGTCGTATTCGCATAAACACGCCCAGAGTGATGATTGAACTATCGAAAGCATCTGTCCGCTCGCGTAGAGTGTACTCCGGCACACGCCGGATCGATTTAACGATCGATTTTACGTCGACTTTCCGATCGATAGGAGCATAGTATTCACGTTCGTACAGGAATGCATCCGGCGGCCGAGGCGGTGATGCTGTGGGCGACTGCTGAAGAGATTCGTCATCGTTTATCTGCACATGACGCACACCGAGATCCAGT
Coding sequences within it:
- the LOC128267690 gene encoding protein mono-ADP-ribosyltransferase PARP16-like is translated as MEEVPIERQRSLLRQTVSQDPLAADLRLSLFVSAARSFRYDSCLQPFPPDFIVNGEKNIDHLYSVLETIPAVAELTASALETLDEKATRLLHWILCRQPHPLLRIVPKSQHEEVLAKCPCHAKYQSPSQIFEVTHRPHQSAERSFRENAVHFRTRHAYHGSRLFNFHSILQYGLQQHLNKVSMFGEGIYLSAELHVSQMFATNGSGWNRSALGTHLSCVALCEYVDNPNYVVSQEETSAIDESAIPLPASAGVSATLTGNGSLPERYILIKNNEMVQVRYLLLYGTSKEAKTDPNGGQRAAIPGPVLFPLQPAFLQRPPSRFVQWIADNKGIVLIGGYVGLLLIVGFINSRNAHYVKEMFLQKLNHVYNAVLSFRPDGE
- the LOC128267703 gene encoding proteasome inhibitor PI31 subunit; protein product: MSESNFYGFETLWKLVGSTVETKSEVLIVFVHWFLTKHGFLCVGVGDDKTLNDGDEKSELLPERWNCDRKTYAMRYVFEGNLYILFGNVSDETMVVNLLSAKDQQVSVVAFELESTVLSLRGDTLSALIANVGKQLVRLKDDMIQPVVTGVAKDGQTQTDLTEKRLQEFDKFRGRALTDEYPESMPSRARGLQIGSTDLNPLAVPGSGMLMEPPRNPLADRFRGRGARFDPFGPNPMRNYGPDPDHMAPPGRYDDMFM
- the LOC128266856 gene encoding E3 ubiquitin-protein ligase SHPRH; the encoded protein is MEYCLLDLGVRHVQINDDESLQQSPTASPPRPPDAFLYEREYYAPIDRKVDVKSIVKSIRRVPEYTLRERTDAFDSSIITLGVFMRIRQPNEEINHRCNGARQQLCALLFSEIEHSTPIEHELATESAPSEPNSSISVTQFYHQLRLRHQAVATSEPEPAKPTPHLRPELRPYQLQALRWMIGRETETITLPAQYVRLRSAFIPEVDFYRDLYSYEVFDAQPPPIPIPPGGILADEMGLGKTVEILALLLANPRKRDDASAFASSTAPRFPSFKGKKCELKCLCMNTRRNNTIGCRKCGRLQHRSCVLRHRNKQADDREYLCPECWRTEPPVESGATIIVSPVSIKHQWASEIAKHINKSDFSVFLYNGVSGPSGWISPADLATYDVVLTDYNVLKPEIYFTEVNKRQSRHEKRFLSPSTPLTMVRWWRVCLDEAQMVEEVHNNATKMVKALPAVHRWTVTGTPIEKTINNLYGLVHYLDYAPYSDHSIWRQYSHQFATGNPRPLLTMMARIMWRTCKAAVLEQLGIPPQTERVHYITMSSLQAFFYRTEHTLCACAFRQKAHKLGASDQSMAKLNIHTLNLLMEPLRKLRQDCTIPSVLHVGGGALQGKKLLTPTELHEHLVTCNVNDCKSQLRTIVSTLNGLAALHVLQHEPEQALRLYLSTLRWADDYTGAISVDSLLQIHALHNLIELTKSNAPTGAPSADQLREYGERCARLEWRYIEQYASKIRTVETDLRPAVEKVDEMEGQDGSPPPQYCSWWLELFHYFKANPQRGIPAFQRITVQPEAINLQLRSWRGLALILTNWWDRIIERRSALKAAFAKLEFFVENLKPNHELTSGVRVRIERLVSTAFACHLDPALQTDGDETEMDMTDRGPPAPRCLLCTVKDTVQALEAVLFANLNLQAATGGLYQMTKEETLLKHLQTLVKREHGEESIVAASDTGMAYLERIKTEMKEYSRYWVEINYTVAAYDELKMCKSRLQLISDEEYRELEQAKKKPSVMQLLACEIPEQMRDLQITKGEAERSFMRLQGTRKYLEHLSARREIDPCPICQTVPDTRYAVLQCGHHVCSVCTVKVLDMARATGGMTSCGICRHRQSIKHIHYVTLTPDTQQYVRGNYSNKILKIIETVLELRAAEPDVKIVIFSYWQPILVHLGGALNKNEITYRQKSTKFYTIVDEFKDYTKGVTCLLLPLQYGSKGLNLTEATHVFLVEPILNPGEELQAIGRVHRIGQTRPTVVHRFIVRDTIEETIHETIQADRTGRWLAKDVTIRQLEQLFSLDDDQNAMIVL